In the genome of Variovorax sp. PAMC26660, the window ACGTCATCAACGGCTGGATCGCACGCGGCCTGATGCGTCCGCTCGACGCGCGCATCCTGCTGATGCACATCTGGGCCATGACCCAGAGCTATGCCGACTACGCGATACAGACGCGCGTGATGCTCGGCCTGCCGCCCGACGCACCGATCGAGCGCGAACCCATCGCGCGCGAGCTGGTGGCGTTTGTGCTGGGCGGCTGCGGCATCAAGGCTTAGGAGGCTTGCCCCAGTCCCTGGCGAGCAGCGCCATTCAGGGCAAGGGCGGCTCTTGCGGCAACCCGCCGGCGAACCATCTGAAGATGTTCCGTCTGTTGCTGCCACCGCCATTTCTCACGAAGAGATATCCGAACTGGGCATTGCCCAGCGCATCGACAGGGATGCCGGCGATGCGCAATGCGGCGATCTCCTCGTCCGAACCGATGTCGGACGGCAGGCTGATGGTGACGGTCGCGGTGTGCATGGAGAGCTTGGGCATGGTGCTTGAAGTTCCGCCGCTTCCAGGGGAAGCCAGTCTGCGCAACCTTATCGAGATCGGGGAAAACCCGATGTGCGCCAGCGAACAGACAAGCGCGTCAGCCTCTGGGCTGCCGCCGCAACAGAAGGCCTGAGCGCGGCATGTCGCGCATGAACGGCGGAATCGACAACGCCAGCAGCAGCGCGGCGAGCGGGATCACGCAGACAAACCCGATGTACTTGAAGCCCAGCGCCCCCACTGCGCCGCCGAGCACGAACATGCCGATCAGCCCGGCCGCCCGTTGCATGCGGCTGTGATCGTGGCGAACCGCCGAGTCTGCGGTGGCGGCCCGCCCGTTCCAATAAAGCATCTTGCCCAGCTCAATGCCCAGGTCGGTGATGTTGCCGGTCATGTGGGTGGTGCGGATGCTGCCGCCCGAGGTTTTCGAGGCGACCGCGTTCTGCAGGCCCATGATGAAGGAGAGCAGCAGCACGGTGAGCGGCACCGCGAACGGCGTGGCCCAGGTCAGCGTCAC includes:
- a CDS encoding YoaK family protein, with the protein product MRRLRFLTSRHRAPSTNRALGLLLAFNAGAVNAGGFLVLHMYTSHMTGFASQLADGLVLGNTKLLLNALGAVLAFLSGAAVCAVLVNWGRQHHLHSVYALPLLLEAALMFPFGLMGAVTLTWATPFAVPLTVLLLSFIMGLQNAVASKTSGGSIRTTHMTGNITDLGIELGKMLYWNGRAATADSAVRHDHSRMQRAAGLIGMFVLGGAVGALGFKYIGFVCVIPLAALLLALSIPPFMRDMPRSGLLLRRQPRG